In the Diorhabda carinulata isolate Delta chromosome 9, icDioCari1.1, whole genome shotgun sequence genome, one interval contains:
- the LOC130898293 gene encoding NADH dehydrogenase [ubiquinone] 1 alpha subcomplex subunit 5 has translation MAGFTKITTGLTGLNVAKNPHHTLGILYSKILRTLQKMPETAAYRKHTEDVINERSRILKSTTDVNTIEKQIGCGQIEEVIVQAENELLLARKMLNWKPWEPLLKEAPPTQWVWPPAQPRS, from the coding sequence atgGCAGGATTTACAAAGATAACAACAGGACTAACTGGCCTTAATGTTGCAAAGAATCCTCATCACACATTAGGAATTTTATATAGTAAGATTTTAAGAACATTACAAAAAATGCCTGAAACTGCTGCTTATAGGAAGCACACAGAAGATGTAATAAATGAAAGGTCTAGAATTTTAAAGTCTACAACTGATGTTAacacaattgaaaaacaaataggtTGTGGTCAAATTGAAGAAGTTATTGTCCAAgcagaaaatgaattattactTGCCCGAAAAATGTTAAATTGGAAACCTTGGGAACCTTTATTGAAAGAAGCTCCTCCTACACAGTGGGTTTGGCCACCAGCTCAGCCTCGATcttaa
- the LOC130898160 gene encoding palmitoyltransferase ZDHHC3: MMEYEYGSFRKESDFHNKCCGGMLWCIRDICGIICAILTWLLILYAEFVVMSVILIPSPYPVYSIIHMVIFQLCAFLAITSHLKTMFTDPGAVPKGNATKEMIKQMGFREGQVIFKCPKCCSIKPDRAHHCSVCQRCIRKMDHHCPWVNNCVGENNQKYFVLFTLYIATISLHSLFLAIDQFLTCIRHEWKDCTTYSPPATVVLLLFLMFEALLFAIFTAVMLGTQVQAIWNDKTGIEQLKKEEARWVKKSRWKSLQAVFGRFSLLWFSPFASPSTPKFKNECELYAV; encoded by the exons ATGATGGAATATGAATACGGTTCTTTTAGAAAAGAATCggattttcataataaatgctgcGGCGGAATGTTATGGTGTATTAGAGATATTTGCGGCATAATTTGTGCAATTTTAACTTGGTTATTGATATTATATGCAGAGTTTGTTGTTATGTCTGTTATACTCATTCCTAGCCCCTATCCAGTGTACAGTATTATCCATATGGTTATATTTCAGCTATGTGCGTTTTTAGCAATAACATCACATTTGAAAACTATGTTTACAGACCCT ggAGCAGTTCCGAAAGGAAATGCTACAAAAGAGATGATTAAACAAATGGGTTTTAGAGAAGGGCAAGTAATATTTAAATGTCCAAAATGTTGCAGTATCAAACCAGATAGAGCTCACCATTGTTCAGTTTGTCAGag GTGCATTAGGAAAATGGATCATCATTGTCCATGGGTGAATAATTGTGTAggagaaaataatcaaaaatacttTGTTCTTTTCACT CTTTATATTGCCACCATATCACTTCATTCACTCTTTCTGGCCATCGACCAGTTCCTTACATGCATTCGCCATGAATGGAAAGATTGTACAACATATTCACCTCCAGCTACAGTAGTGCTTCTATTGTTCCTCATGTTTGAAGCCTTACTATTTGCCATATTTACTGCAGTAATGCTTGGTACGCAAGTTCAAGCAATATGGAATGACAAGACTGGAATTGAACAGTTGAAAAAAGAAGAGGCTCGGTGGGTAAAAAAATCAAGATGGAAAAGTCTGCAAGCTGTATTTGGACGCTTTTCCTTACTATGGTTTTCACCATTCGCTAGCCCATCAACacctaaatttaaaaatgaatgtGAATTGTATGCAgtttaa
- the LOC130897811 gene encoding 28S ribosomal protein S35, mitochondrial: MLNCMKTLERNYLSNFEKKICCWYSNTAVEAKDEFRVLNIRKSKGAFQERKPKRVMPVLPPRTKQMKVDQDWGSVWPGPRSFHPATVPLPVRQGYVEKRASPDKFANAELMKIPNFLHLTPPVIERQCKALKKFCTSWPKALDNDENCEKHFPFEFTFSDYCYSSPSIRNPLARIVTMKFKLESLKLNRIAKDKFLRLVGDRYDEASDTVTIVTDRCPLRKQNYDYALYLITALYHESWNVEPWEQLKSEADMECYEWDKSKSKTNIEQLFNTTSDKIDNIDMYANAVDRLMNEGENEYTINKYGEAVRKILGLPSTVTCT; encoded by the exons ATGCTGAACTGTATGAAAACTcttgaaagaaattatttatcaaactttgaaaagaaaatatgctGTTGGTATTCAAATACAGCAGTAGAAGCAAAGG ACGAGTTTCGAGTTCTTAATATAAGGAAATCTAAAGGGGCATTTCAAGAAAGAAAGCCGAAGAGAGTAATGCCTGTATTGCCTCCAAG aacaaaacaaatgaaagtAGATCAAGATTGGGGAAGTGTTTGGCCAGGCCCAAGATCTTTTCATCCAGCCACAGTTCCGTTACCAGTTAGACAAGGTTATGTAGAAAAACGAGCTTCTCCTGATAAATTTGCAAATGCAGAGTTGATGAAAATTCccaattttcttcatttaacaCCTCCTGTTATTGAGAGACAATGTAAAGCTTTAAAGAAATTTTGCACCAGCTGGCCAAAAGCTTTAGACAATGATGAAAACTGTGAAAAGCATTTTCCTTTTGAGTTTACATTTAGTGATTATTGTTATTCCTCCCCATCTATAAGAAATCCTTTAGCTCGAATAGTTACCATGAAGTTTAAATTGGAATCATTAAAATTGAATCGTATAgctaaagataaatttttaagaCTTGTTGGAGATAGGTACGATGAAGCAAGTGATACTGTAACTATAGTCACAGACAGATGTCCCCTTAGAAAGCAGAATTATGACTACGCATTATACCTAATTACTGCTCTATACCACGAATCTTGG aatgTTGAACCTTGGGAACAGTTAAAATCAGAAGCTGATATGGAATGTTATGAATGGGATAAAAGCAAATCTAAAACCAACATTGAACAATTATTTAATACGACTTCTGATAAAATAGATAATATTGATATGTATGCAAATGCAGTAGATAGACTGATGAATGAAG gtGAAAATGAGTATACCATTAACAAATACGGAGAAGCAGTAAGAAAAATTTTAGGCTTACCTTCTACTGTAACATGCACgtaa